One stretch of Ooceraea biroi isolate clonal line C1 chromosome 4, Obir_v5.4, whole genome shotgun sequence DNA includes these proteins:
- the LOC105285593 gene encoding uncharacterized protein LOC105285593: protein MFVQGLIPFFLIAHINLEHGPKLKNANKYIFTVNMNIMWTRESINPFGFRVLSQLHCIPKRNHSEAESNILSCSLKHNESINYGKNELDDNLINWRKDVTNEPIELVFKQEEGIEKMIVRQQIKTYDLNVLRLIAEQLHTGNDFSDVGNGTFEDVARSIIGKCRVVFKITRRPENTKRNRRNFNLYLLPPSLNLKDNETIVIDKTTDLNHCTCYAEKYYCKYGNTVVCENQQADLESMTSRMEISKTSFVSSTTRKGTIKQNSQTYNVVETITLTLEDVQIATNDPPAIVNPGKTKILANYDVKNILIDDEQL from the exons ATGTTCGTCCAAGGATTAATACCGTTTTTCCTAA TCGCCCATATTAACTTGGAGCACGGCCCAAAActcaaaaatgcaaataagtACATATTTACCGTTAACATGAACATTATGTGGACGCGGGAGAGCATCAATCCGTTCGGCTTCCGTGTCCTCTCCCAGCTGCATTGCATTCCGAAGAGGAACCATTCCGAAGCGGAATCAAATATCTTGAGCTGCAGCCTCAAGCACAACGAGAGTATCAACTATGGAAAAAACGAATTAGACGATAACTTAATTAATTGGCGGAAGGACGTCACCAACGAGCCCATCGAATTAGTCTTCAAACAGGAGGAAGGCATCGAGAAGATGATCGTGAGGCAGCAAATAAAGACATATGATCTCAACGTATTGAGACTCATAGCTGAACAGTTGCATACTGGCAACGATTTCAGCGATGTAGGTAACGGTACGTTTGAAGATGTGGCGCGGTCCATCATAGGTAAATGCAGGGTGGTTTTCAAGATCACACGTCGTCCTGAGAACACAAAGAGAAACCGCCGTAATTTCAACCTATACTTGCTGCCGCCAAGTCTTAATTTGAAAGACAACGAGACCATTGTCATCGATAAGACGACAGATCTCAATCACTGTACTTGCTATGCcgagaaatattattgcaaatatgGTAACACGGTGGTCTGCGAAAATCAGCAAGCGGACTTG GAGAGTATGACCAGCCGCATGGAAATCAGTAAGACGAGTTTTGTTTCGTCTACGACAAGGAAGGGTACGATAAAGCAGAATTCTCAGACGTATAATGTTGTGGAGACTATCACGTTAACTTTGGAAGATGTTCAAATAGCTACGAATGATCCACCCGCGATCGTGAATCCAGGCAAGACCAAGATACTCGCTAATTATGACGTGAAAAATATCTTGATCGATGAtgaacaattataa
- the LOC105285597 gene encoding uncharacterized protein LOC105285597 isoform X2 yields the protein MTYDVKREDDAPTNIARVNSTLKCRPNESNSLFCRLLNFTVVELIADRYKTKQVRWEQRFEIRFNEIGVEGLLVESPIRMEIVNILRSLANQFSMGADLRNRIDVSQFMVRETTPMGNCATMLKITREEPESDSIEEENASSAFRFMVLPMANVEPGTTLSIVKARTGCLSSPRYLNVFFGIIKMGRYITKIRIDDKFETITQLDGKLWTSVHDGTEFPPNIRIFFKEVIQLNLNSIEPAQDEIPVISYSNLIGLNINTDMNNDFID from the exons ATGACCTACGACGTGAAACGTGAAGATGACGCGCCTACCAATATCGCACGAGTAAACTCTACGCTCAAGTGTCGCCCCAACGAGTCGAACAGTCTCTTTTGCCGTTTGCTAAACTTTACCGTCGTGGAGCTCATTGCGGATCGCTACAAGACGAAGCAGGTTCGCTGGGAACAAAGATTCGAGATCAGGTTTAATGAGATCGGCGTGGAGGGTCTGCTGGTGGAATCACCAATTCGTATGGAGATCGTGAACATTCTCAGGAGCCTTGCCAATCAGTTTAGCATGGGTGCCGATCTACGGAACAGGATCGATGTGTCACAATTCATGGTTCGGGAGACCACGCCGATGGGCAATTGCGCGACCATGTTGAAGATCACGCGTGAAGAACCAGAATCGGATTCTATCGAGGAAGAGAACGCCAGCTCTGCCTTCCGGTTCATGGTATTGCCGATGGCGAACGTGGAACCTGGAACGACTCTCTCGATTGTCAAGGCAAGGACGGGATGTCTTAGTTCACCGCGATATCTCAACGTCTTCTTCGGAATCATAAAGATG GGGAGATACATCACCAAGATACGAATCGATGACAAGTTCGAGACCATCACCCAGTTAGATGGAAAACTATGGACATCTGTGCATGATGGTACCGAATTTCCACCGAATATAAGAATCTTCTTCAAGGAGGTGATACAGCTCAATCTAAACAGCATCGAACCCGCGCAAGACGAAATTCCGGTCATCTCCTACAGCAATTTGATCGGACTGAATATCAATACTGATATGAACAACGACTTTATTgattaa
- the LOC105285597 gene encoding uncharacterized protein LOC105285597 isoform X1, translated as MNVVLIPFFLAANVVINNTSEWRFGPEYTYDLNMTYDVKREDDAPTNIARVNSTLKCRPNESNSLFCRLLNFTVVELIADRYKTKQVRWEQRFEIRFNEIGVEGLLVESPIRMEIVNILRSLANQFSMGADLRNRIDVSQFMVRETTPMGNCATMLKITREEPESDSIEEENASSAFRFMVLPMANVEPGTTLSIVKARTGCLSSPRYLNVFFGIIKMGRYITKIRIDDKFETITQLDGKLWTSVHDGTEFPPNIRIFFKEVIQLNLNSIEPAQDEIPVISYSNLIGLNINTDMNNDFID; from the exons ATGAATGTCGTCCTGATTCCATTCTTCTTAG CGGCCAATGTCGTCATTAACAACACTTCGGAATGGAGATTCGGGCCAGAATACACGTACGATTTAAACATGACCTACGACGTGAAACGTGAAGATGACGCGCCTACCAATATCGCACGAGTAAACTCTACGCTCAAGTGTCGCCCCAACGAGTCGAACAGTCTCTTTTGCCGTTTGCTAAACTTTACCGTCGTGGAGCTCATTGCGGATCGCTACAAGACGAAGCAGGTTCGCTGGGAACAAAGATTCGAGATCAGGTTTAATGAGATCGGCGTGGAGGGTCTGCTGGTGGAATCACCAATTCGTATGGAGATCGTGAACATTCTCAGGAGCCTTGCCAATCAGTTTAGCATGGGTGCCGATCTACGGAACAGGATCGATGTGTCACAATTCATGGTTCGGGAGACCACGCCGATGGGCAATTGCGCGACCATGTTGAAGATCACGCGTGAAGAACCAGAATCGGATTCTATCGAGGAAGAGAACGCCAGCTCTGCCTTCCGGTTCATGGTATTGCCGATGGCGAACGTGGAACCTGGAACGACTCTCTCGATTGTCAAGGCAAGGACGGGATGTCTTAGTTCACCGCGATATCTCAACGTCTTCTTCGGAATCATAAAGATG GGGAGATACATCACCAAGATACGAATCGATGACAAGTTCGAGACCATCACCCAGTTAGATGGAAAACTATGGACATCTGTGCATGATGGTACCGAATTTCCACCGAATATAAGAATCTTCTTCAAGGAGGTGATACAGCTCAATCTAAACAGCATCGAACCCGCGCAAGACGAAATTCCGGTCATCTCCTACAGCAATTTGATCGGACTGAATATCAATACTGATATGAACAACGACTTTATTgattaa
- the LOC105285598 gene encoding uncharacterized protein LOC105285598 has protein sequence MNVVVVPFFLAANLAVNDMSNWQFGPEYSYNMSIIYDIRQTVSTAETIIGASFNSTVHCRPKEPEMLVCHLSNISGMANIMGYKTTEDIDSEKVFGIKFNERGVESLLIEPCDTRILNIIRQVANQFSMNVNLMRKNNVQPIPQFMDKENTSMGNCLTTYAITHAEHQPSTNQKKDINFELKVLPISTMRPGINLSISKNRKACVNGPERVDIFAEGIFRAERFSSTIWIDNTYKTFTEINGNLIPVKNPSSNKFFLFTETIELNLDTIEPARDKLPSLNSESFDVIDLNTKVVPK, from the exons ATGAACGTCGTCGTGGTCCCGTTCTTCCTAG CGGCCAACCTGGCCGTCAATGATATGTCAAACTGGCAATTTGGACCAGAATACTCATACAACATGAGCATAATTTATGACATCAGACAGACTGTATCCACCGCCGAAACCATCATAGGTGCGAGTTTTAACTCTACAGTGCACTGTCGTCCTAAAGAGCCGGAAATGCTGGTTTGTCATTTGAGCAATATCTCGGGTATGGCGAACATTATGGGTTACAAGACGACGGAAGATATTGACTCGGAGAAGGTGTTTGGGATCAAGTTCAACGAGCGCGGCGTGGAGAGCCTGCTGATCGAACCATGCGATACAAGGATCCTGAATATCATCAGGCAGGTTGCCAATCAGTTCAGCATGAACGTCAATCTGATGCGCAAGAACAATGTTCAGCCGATACCGCAGTTCATGGACAAAGAGAACACATCGATGGGCAACTGCTTAACTACATACGCAATCACGCACGCAGAACATCAGCCAAGCACAAACCAAAAGAAAGATATCAATTTTGAACTCAAGGTGCTGCCGATATCCACCATGAGACCTGGAATCAATCTTTCGATCAGTAAGAATAGAAAGGCCTGCGTTAATGGACCAGAACGCGTCGATATCTTCGCAGAGGGAATCTTCAGAGCG GAGAGATTCAGCAGCACAATCTGGATCGATAACACATACAAAACATTTACCGAAATAAATGGGAATCTAATACCTGTGAAAAATCCTTCTTCAAACAAATTTTTCTTGTTTACGGAAACAATAGAACTGAATCTGGACACCATTGAACCCGCACGAGACAAACTGCCCTCTTTGAATAGTGAGTCGTTCGATGTGATCGATCTGAATACGAAAGTTGTACCAAAGTAG
- the LOC105285599 gene encoding uncharacterized protein LOC105285599, protein MLVTLLPFFLVANVVVDDSRRQSEWTTYGAECTYDVFVNMSLANVVHEGDNYCSMIVSELKCRPKGDDSLSCYFGSFNIRRPDPKKSRCTNTLDLSTQQKFLDEKPFEIRFNPHGIENLVVHRTIPRWRLALIKNIVSQLNIGFKVQENRDRFSMQDNSAIGQCEADVQIIRGDPESAEDDDDDDSSAVGANFMIGFASSNNNFTQPIEKTFRVKKVRDAKRCTRTTNIGNQQTLSRNNPFVLTNMTESISHIEISKDRFMTYTISEGMRKGNMTQIMRSRENLRLKLKRIDFARSPLPEIQDPSATGILAFSDIEYVREYPSQ, encoded by the exons ATGTTGGTGACACTCTTGCCCTTTTTTTTAG tcGCGaatgtcgtcgtcgatgaCTCTCGCCGACAATCTGAATGGACGACGTACGGTGCGGAATGCACATACGACGTTTTCGTGAACATGTCCCTGGCCAATGTTGTCCATGAGGGTGACAATTACTGCTCCATGATCGTCTCTGAGCTCAAGTGCCGACCCAAAGGAGACGACAGCCTCAGCTGCTACTTCGGCAGTTTCAACATCAGGCGTCCTGATCCTAAAAAAAGCAGATGCACGAACACGTTAGATCTCTCGACACAACAGAAGTTCCTAGACGAGAAACCGTTCGAGATCAGGTTTAATCCGCACGGCATCGAGAACCTGGTGGTGCACAGAACGATTCCCAGATGGAGGCTGGCCCTGATCAAGAACATTGTCAGCCAGCTGAACATCGGCTTTAAGGTGCAGGAAAATCGCGATAGATTCAGCATGCAGGACAACTCGGCGATCGGTCAGTGCGAGGCCGATGTCCAGATCATTCGCGGAGATCCAGAATCCGCggaggacgatgacgacgatgactcTTCTGCGGTGGGTGCGAACTTCATGATTGGATTCGCGTCATCGAATAACAACTTCACGCAACCCATCGAGAAGACATTCCGGGTGAAGAAGGTGCGAGACGCGAAGAGGTGCACGCGAACTACGAACATCGGGAACCAGCAGACTCTTAGTCGCAACAATCCATTTGTCCTCACGAACATG ACTGAATCCATCAGCCACATCGAGATCTCAAAAGACAGATTCATGACCTACACAATATCGGAGGGTATGAGAAAGGGGAACATGACGCAGATTATGCGATCTCGTGAGAATCTACGTTTGAAGTTGAAGCGGATAGATTTTGCTCGATCCCCGTTGCCGGAGATTCAAGATCCAAGCGCAACTGGCATACTCGCTTTCTCGGATATAGAATATGTCCGTGAATATCCCTCTCAATAG
- the LOC105285600 gene encoding uncharacterized protein LOC105285600 isoform X1: protein MNVIVIPFFIAAHITMDKPWEHGPEYTFQVQVNSTAVPGEDVYGSMRLNLESKLICQPKGPYALSCHFEDSQASSFIADSLDPSEPAVPTGQVSRQAAYEINEDQFEISFNERGVDGLVVNENIQPRELDMIRMIVGQMSVGAALDDDIGNDGMTFGAMENFTQGECYTTFKIDKKLVGRSLYAKRGFALKPIFGLKDGKLVQIRKTRNLVMCTHKVPYFFGSVESFREESDIMSDMSMSDGHIIITSTEFISGTSNVITTSKISEAVVTTLYENVRLRLESIRPAESEPPAVKEAEPATIFIGRWLIDDSTSEEDDDDMIR, encoded by the exons ATGAACGTGATAGTGATACCGTTCTTCATCG cCGCGCACATCACCATGGACAAGCCATGGGAACACGGACCGGAGTATACGTTCCAGGTCCAGGTGAACTCGACGGCGGTCCCGGGGGAGGACGTCTACGGCAGCATGCGGTTGAACCTCGAGTCGAAGCTGATCTGCCAACCGAAGGGTCCGTACGCGCTGAGCTGTCACTTTGAGGACTCGCAGGCGAGTAGCTTCATCGCGGACAGTCTCGATCCATCAGAGCCCGCGGTCCCGACCGGCCAGGTCAGCCGGCAGGCGGCCTACGAGATCAACGAGGACCAGTTCGAGATCAGCTTCAACGAGCGCGGCGTGGACGGTTTGGTGGTGAATGAGAATATCCAGCCACGCGAGCTCGACATGATCAGAATGATCGTGGGCCAGATGAGCGTGGGCGCCGCCCTCGACGACGACATCGGCAACGACGGCATGACCTTCGGCGCGATGGAGAACTTCACGCAAGGTGAGTGCTACACGACCTTCAAGATCGACAAGAAACTCGTGGGCCGGTCGTTGTACGCGAAACGCGGCTTCGCGCTCAAGCCGATCTTCGGGCTGAAGGACGGCAAGCTGGTGCAGATACGGAAGACTAGGAACCTGGTCATGTGCACGCACAAGGTGCCGTACTTCTTCGGCAGCGTCGAGAGCTTCAGGGAGGAAAGTGACATCATGTCTGACATG AGCATGTCGGATGGTCACATCATCATAACGTCGACTGAATTCATATCCGGTACGTCGAACGTGATAACGACGAGCAAAATAAGCGAGGCGGTGGTGACGACTCTCTATGAGAACGTGCGGCTGAGACTCGAGTCGATTCGACCTGCGGAGAGCGAACCGCCGGCTGTGAAGGAAGCCGAGCCCGCGACTATCTTCATAGGCAGGTGGTTAATCGACGACTCGACATCCGAGGAGGATGATGACGACATGATAAGATGA
- the LOC105285600 gene encoding uncharacterized protein LOC105285600 isoform X2, producing MRLNLESKLICQPKGPYALSCHFEDSQASSFIADSLDPSEPAVPTGQVSRQAAYEINEDQFEISFNERGVDGLVVNENIQPRELDMIRMIVGQMSVGAALDDDIGNDGMTFGAMENFTQGECYTTFKIDKKLVGRSLYAKRGFALKPIFGLKDGKLVQIRKTRNLVMCTHKVPYFFGSVESFREESDIMSDMSMSDGHIIITSTEFISGTSNVITTSKISEAVVTTLYENVRLRLESIRPAESEPPAVKEAEPATIFIGRWLIDDSTSEEDDDDMIR from the exons ATGCGGTTGAACCTCGAGTCGAAGCTGATCTGCCAACCGAAGGGTCCGTACGCGCTGAGCTGTCACTTTGAGGACTCGCAGGCGAGTAGCTTCATCGCGGACAGTCTCGATCCATCAGAGCCCGCGGTCCCGACCGGCCAGGTCAGCCGGCAGGCGGCCTACGAGATCAACGAGGACCAGTTCGAGATCAGCTTCAACGAGCGCGGCGTGGACGGTTTGGTGGTGAATGAGAATATCCAGCCACGCGAGCTCGACATGATCAGAATGATCGTGGGCCAGATGAGCGTGGGCGCCGCCCTCGACGACGACATCGGCAACGACGGCATGACCTTCGGCGCGATGGAGAACTTCACGCAAGGTGAGTGCTACACGACCTTCAAGATCGACAAGAAACTCGTGGGCCGGTCGTTGTACGCGAAACGCGGCTTCGCGCTCAAGCCGATCTTCGGGCTGAAGGACGGCAAGCTGGTGCAGATACGGAAGACTAGGAACCTGGTCATGTGCACGCACAAGGTGCCGTACTTCTTCGGCAGCGTCGAGAGCTTCAGGGAGGAAAGTGACATCATGTCTGACATG AGCATGTCGGATGGTCACATCATCATAACGTCGACTGAATTCATATCCGGTACGTCGAACGTGATAACGACGAGCAAAATAAGCGAGGCGGTGGTGACGACTCTCTATGAGAACGTGCGGCTGAGACTCGAGTCGATTCGACCTGCGGAGAGCGAACCGCCGGCTGTGAAGGAAGCCGAGCCCGCGACTATCTTCATAGGCAGGTGGTTAATCGACGACTCGACATCCGAGGAGGATGATGACGACATGATAAGATGA
- the LOC105285601 gene encoding paraneoplastic antigen Ma6E codes for MLKYIVLFVTVFCLVQSQQRPWHAGTSNRLPMVLPQYLDERAAAEQAAQANQTGQANEAGQAGQIDQAGQAGQIDQAGQANQAGQAGQIDQANQAGQAGQAGQIDQANQAGQAGQAGQAGQVDQAGQGIQPVAAGVPLNSRVDADAFAAASTTTTTINPLDLPIDAQGDINLINRIKTWPRDKQPFWYLNWQAIQAHRGDQSNPAQPPETQPNTRAFFAG; via the exons ATG CTCAAATACATTGTACTCTTCGTCACTGTGTTCTGCTTGGTGCAGTCGCAACAACGACCGTGGCATGCTGGTACTAGTAACCGATTGCCCATGGTTCTACCTCAATATCTCGATGAACGAGCAGCGGCGGAGCAGGCAGCCCAAGCAAACCAAACAGGCCAAGCAAATGAAGCAGGCCAAGCAGGCCAAATAGACCAAGCAGGTCAAGCAGGCCAAATAGATCAAGCAGGCCAAGCAAACCAAGCAGGCCAAGCAGGCCAAATAGACCAAGCAAACCAAGCGGGACAAGCAGGCCAAGCAGGCCAAATAGACCAAGCAAACCAAGCGGGACAAGCAGGACAAGCAGGCCAAGCAGGCCAAGTAGACCAAGCAGGCCAAGGAATCCAGCCAGTTGCTGCTGGAGTTCCGTTGAACAGCCGAGTCGATGCTGACGCATTTGCAGCTGCTTCAACCACCACGACTACGATAAACCCACTCGATCTACCAATCGATGCTCAGGGCGACATCAACCTGATAAACAGGATCAAGACCTGGCCAAGGGACAAGCAACCCTTCTGGTACCTGAACTGGCAGGCGATCCAGGCGCATCGCGGTGACCAGAGCAACCCCGCCCAGCCTCCTGAGACGCAACCAAACACGAGAGCGTTCTTCGctggttaa